A genomic window from Prunus persica cultivar Lovell chromosome G2, Prunus_persica_NCBIv2, whole genome shotgun sequence includes:
- the LOC18786981 gene encoding 60S ribosomal protein L6-1, with amino-acid sequence MVLGSRSMSTARGTYRPDLVRGVGKFSRSKMSRKRGLWAIKAKNGGVFPRHDAKPAAVTQPQKPPKFYPADDVKKPLVNKRKAKPTKLRALSLSSNQKMRPKIYLLGDSITKESFGDGGWGASLAHLFSRTVDVGLRGYSGYKFWTGSFRAVKEKDTHWKFLKEKDHSEKQGHSQRDHSEKARALRKRSNSKPTDRKKK; translated from the coding sequence ATGGTGCTAGGCTCCAGATCCATGAGCACAGCTCGAGGAACATATCGACCAGATCTGGTTCGTGGGGTGGGTAAGTTCTCGAGGTCCAAGATGTCCCGCAAGCGTGGTCTTTGGGCCATCAAGGCCAAAAACGGCGGCGTTTTCCCACGCCATGACGCGAAGCCAGCGGCTGTGACCCAACCCCAGAAGCCGCCCAAGTTCTATCCTGCCGATGACGTCAAGAAGCCGCTTGTCAACAAGCGCAAGGCTAAGCCCACCAAGCTCagggctctctctctctcatcaaatCAAAAGATGAGGCCAAAGATTTACCTTTTGGGTGACTCAATCACCAAGGAGTCTTTCGGTGATGGTGGCTGGGGTGCCTCTCTTGCCCATCTTTTCTCTCGCACGGTTGACGTGGGGCTAAGAGGGTACAGTGGCTACAAGTTTTGGACAGGGTCTTTCCGAGcagtgaaagaaaaagataccCACTGGaagtttttgaaagaaaaagatcacTCAGAAAAGCAAGGGCACTCACAAAGGGATCACTCAGAAAAAGCAAGGGCACTCAGGAAAAGATCCAACAGCAAACCCACcgacagaaagaaaaaataa